taattctcCAGAAAATTCCTTTGTTTAACATGTTTCTAATTTGGTTCATAAATTTTGTTgcttagaataaaaatttaataacatttcctaaaaaatatcaacaaaattaagcaatataaagaatttaattcttaataatcACAGCAAataggtattaaataaatgagattacataaataaaataagggttagcttttgtatattatgtattttgaagTTGCTCACAAAGCCAAATGaaatgtacataaatacaatttaatcataacttttatacaataaaaatagtacacTTAAGATtctcagaaaaataaaagatgatcactgaaataaattatttaatattcttcaaCTGTCTACCATGAAAATCATTCAGTATCACTAGAGATCAGGGAACTGATTGCATTTACAGCACTTATTAATAAGGTTCCAGCAAAGGCAATGAACTTTGTGACAATACACACTAttcttgtataaaattaaccaaatttcataaacattgaatatatatacattcttcCGATGTTAaatttgctatttttattacagtaaaaaaatatgcatacCTAATATCATAATGAAGCTACAAGTGAGTGGGTAAACAGTGGGCTGTCGATCGTGCCTATACAGTATAAGGGTCTACATTCAAATGCAAGATAAGGGCTGCGATGGTCAGCAACCTTAGCAATAATTTCACAATAGTCTCTTCACAAGTTAATGGTCTAGGTAAACATAACTTGCACTCTTAAatcatgataataatataattatgttagtttCTTCCACGTCTTTCGAGTGTGGGTAGGCACTGGTTGCAATTGCATACGCTCAGTTGTCCATTGCATATCTCCTGGTCCAGTCCTTGGCATTACGGATTGCCTCGCTTTCGTTTACTTTCCACAGTTCTGCAACGTCGTTCGCAAGTGGGTCGTCTGGATTCGGCGCGGATAGTAACGCCTGGATAGATAGAAGCACCGTACGAATTTGAAGCGCGGGACTCCACTTGTCTTTCAATATGTCCAGGCATATACGACCAAGCCGGTCTATGTTCGGgtgatatattttagttataaatctAACCTTCGGTGCTGACATGGGGTAATCTTCTGGTAGAAATAGTTCTAATTTGAATAGACCACCTTCAAATGGCGAATCCTCAGGACCCGTTACAATCACATGGAAATAGCGTGCATTGGACTCGCTAGGCACCGCACTTATTCCCGGCACGGGTTCTTGCATCAATCGCTGTGTCTCTTTGATTATTCTACGTGGTAGGGCTGCCATTTTAAATATGCGGTCTAGCGCAATTTGTCAAATGGAACAAAgtaatcatataatttaaaaaaagtatctaACCGTCTTTGCACTTTACGcgtttttaaagattattgaGGCACGTgtgttttatacttaaattacaGCAGCATTTTAAGCGTGATTATATGAAAAACGCGATTACAAAAACGAAGTTTCAGAGCTCACTTCAATTTTCAACTACACCATAGATAAAGAACGATTTTTTTCACAGATTATATACCGCATTAATACAGATTATAccaatattaattcattaaattttaaggatactatagaaaatgtataatgttattaaattttaatttgctaCAGCCATagcatttgtatatttttgaatcATCATTAAGAAATAGAATTCAAGACTTACCTTGtcgacaaaatataatataattacaataatactcACAAGATGGcattataacttatatatatttggtaattttatttcatttttatacaaattaagttttcgactttctacacaCACAATTGTTAGTTATTGAGTGTACGTGTGGTGTGAAATGCTTATCCATCGAGAAAATAACCACCAAGTAGAAagactattaaataaagagcttattacaccacgcgatattcagacagtcttactaagattTAGCCTAAtgtaataagagttagccagttagcctgtctaattagaccgaccgaatgggttcggcggtgcttacttgctgaatatcgtgtagtgtaataagacttaAACACTTATTACATTAGGCTAaatcttagtaagactgtctgaatatcgcgtggTGTAATAAGCTCTTAAGGCAGTACTTACGTACGTCATATTGGTATGACCGTATGTCTGTTCATACTTCGTAATTGATAGCTTTAAAACTTTGTTgctaaatattcaaatataatattgttttaacttaaatttttaaatttttaagtaaatcgGACATTATATAAAGTTGCCCTTGggtgtatataataataataagcctttagTCTTCCAAATcctatttacattacatttctAAGCTGTAAATTTAAGTGCATGCCACAGTactttttttagtttgaaaaACGCCcaagcaacaaaaaaaaattgcgattcaattgaattgaaaattttgttGTCATGTTTTCATCAGTCGCTGTGGTTAGATATCGTATTTTCGACACAGGTTCCAAGTCGTTGATTCTTGAGGTGTATATGCTGCATGAATATCTCCGGTGTTCGGcttattgtcatatattttatacttttttgcGTTTATCCTAATACCAAATTCAGAACTCATGACGGCAACTGAATTGACTAAAGTATGTAGACCATCAAGGTTCTCTCCGATTAAGACAGTGTAATCATCGTATCTTAAGTTATTGAGCAGTTTTCAAGTAGAAACGAACATATGGCAGTTAACTCTGTTTCTTTGCTATTTCGATCGGAGTTATcttatagttatatttttctaacgtaaaaataataaaataaatgataattaaccTATACTTAACAATAGTACGGTATCACCCATTCCCTCCCATATCACAGCAATACAATTTCCAGCAGTTATCATATGGAAGTAGATATTacagataaaacaaaatcaggCTTTGTTGTCTAgtcgatttatttaatatgaacatAAGTCATGTTTAGACTCTAATATGGAAAGTAGATACGAAATCTGGGGCCCTAGCCACTACATGTTCAAAGTCCATGAAGGAGAGTTTCCCATCTCCATCTACATCAGCCTCATCCAACACACTAGTGACGATCTCCTCTCGTTCCTCTTCATGCAGCTGCCCGGCTGTCAAAAGCTTGGTAGCTTCTAGAAGGTCCTCACGCCCAATATACTTGTCGTCATCTAGATCGTAAATCCTGAACGCATACCTATTATAGAATATACGTATTAAAGGGCCTATAATGCCAATGTCTACATATGATAcacatttacattataatttaattagtttagtttaaatcACTGGAGTATATATATCCTAGCAAGTATAACGTCTGAGATGGaatgtaattgaaatatgaatatatatttataaatatattttgggaaataattaaaaaaatacgaattaGTTGAATTTTGCAGTTGTGctattttgtatgaatttatttGGTATCAGAGAgtgtagaaaaataaaaatgacttcTGCAATTGCATTTCCAAGTCAAATTACGATACTTGGTTCGTTAAGTTCAAGCAACGGGTCAAGTCCCTTTATAAGAggcaaatttttttaaatagatattattatttaagtaataattggCGTACGCGTATGTAGGATCAACTGCCTCccattgtaaaacaaaaaactcatAACTTTTCACTTTCTTTATACTCGTACAACGCATTCTTATCCCATCCACTGTACCTTCTTCTACTGAcatgactttttattttgtttttatcccgtttactaaataaagaatatttaagaGTAATCGTTAAATAATAGCCCATTTCCGAAAGATGTAACGATTGCTGGGTCTTATTTAGTCGATTACGGCTAAAACTTTGTCGTCATCAATCTTAGAAATGGAATTGACGAGTTTAGTTAAACCCTATTATTGCCAGGAGATTACTTTTGatactcaaatattttaatatcatcttAAGCGTTCTTATCAATTCACAGAGAACcgttcatttatataaaaataagacaaCTACCTCGGTTTAACACTGGAACTGTAGGtgattaaacatattatgattatatgtACCAACTCtacgtatataattatatgaacaCTGAATTTTAACTATGTTAAAGTGCGTTTCTTCAAAATTCTAAAAGTTTAAGCTGTGCTCTGTGGGATTATCctttttccattattttgaTTGTCGCGTGGTCTTATATAGGCATCCTCAATAAACTGATTTTCTACTATTTTTAGTGTCTTCCATCTTACTTCTTACGTCTTACATCCCACTCACTCGCTTATTAGATTATGAGATTTAATaaagaagtaataaaataatgacttGAATTTCGGACAAgcctgttttataatatatacttagatTGCTTCAGATACACTTcacatcaataaataaattactttaataacttCTCAGAATACTACACACCTCTGATAGATTAGTGATTAGTCACAAATTCactattttaactataattagttaaaataaatattttatgtattgacTCATGACTGACCATGCCTTAATATCCCGTGGCGCGGCTTCACTAAACACTGACATCATGTCCAGAAAGTCTTCAAATGTGAGGTTACCAGAACCATCATGAGAGAAAACCTGGCAGATTCTTCTTTTGAATGGATTTTCCTGCAAATCAATTCTTCTTAGAGAGGATTCTAACCTTTGTGCAaccattgttaaaaataataaaatgatgtattttaactaatacttcactatatgaaatatttttgtttgaacttGAAGTTTCACTTACTTTTAGTTCAGgcaatttttctatttcttcaACTGGTACAATAATAGTGTGAGCTTGGTTTTCAGTCATGCTCTTCGGAATTAATTCGGGATTTACGTCTCGAAACCGCTTGAAAACTCTAAAAAGatcaacattaaaatattactaaactaAGATACTGGGGTCTGCCACTTCTGACCTCAGTTCAAATCTTTCGCTATATACACCTCATCGTAGCTTACGTACTTATTTACTGACTTCTTATCCAAAGTGAGCCTTGGTGGCTGCTGGCGTTGTCCAGTTTGCCGATCGGACATTTCGAGCTCGCGTAGAACAAAATCGTAGCCTACGCAACAATTCGTTAATT
This sequence is a window from Pieris rapae chromosome 20, ilPieRapa1.1, whole genome shotgun sequence. Protein-coding genes within it:
- the LOC110996056 gene encoding calcium and integrin-binding family member 3 isoform X2 encodes the protein MSDRQTGQRQQPPRLTLDKKSVNKVFKRFRDVNPELIPKSMTENQAHTIIVPVEEIEKLPELKENPFKRRICQVFSHDGSGNLTFEDFLDMMSVFSEAAPRDIKAWYAFRIYDLDDDKYIGREDLLEATKLLTAGQLHEEEREEIVTSVLDEADVDGDGKLSFMDFEHVVARAPDFVSTFHIRV
- the LOC110996056 gene encoding calcium and integrin-binding family member 3 isoform X1, with product MGNKVVTFTEQQLEDYQDCTFFTRKEILRVFKRFRDVNPELIPKSMTENQAHTIIVPVEEIEKLPELKENPFKRRICQVFSHDGSGNLTFEDFLDMMSVFSEAAPRDIKAWYAFRIYDLDDDKYIGREDLLEATKLLTAGQLHEEEREEIVTSVLDEADVDGDGKLSFMDFEHVVARAPDFVSTFHIRV
- the LOC110996053 gene encoding ubiquitin-conjugating enzyme E2 N — protein: MAALPRRIIKETQRLMQEPVPGISAVPSESNARYFHVIVTGPEDSPFEGGLFKLELFLPEDYPMSAPKVRFITKIYHPNIDRLGRICLDILKDKWSPALQIRTVLLSIQALLSAPNPDDPLANDVAELWKVNESEAIRNAKDWTRRYAMDN